The Flavobacterium sp. N2270 genome contains the following window.
CCAGCATATATTTTTTTAGGAATTGGAGCGAATTATACTAGAGAAGACTTAAATTTAGATGTTTACATGTCTCCATTAACTTTAAAAACCACTTTAGTTTTTGACGAGAGATTAGCTAATCAAGGAGCGTATGGAGTTACAAAAGCAGAGTATGATGATTTTGGAAATTTAATTCGAAAAGGAAAAAATATTCGAACAGAAGTGGGAGCTTTAATTTCTGGAAAATGGAAAAAAACAATCTTCGAAAATATAGAAATGGAAAACAGACTTACTTTATATTCTGACTACTTAAATAACTTCGGAAACATTGATGTTGATTGGCAATTACAGCTAGAAATGACCGTTAATAAATATGTAAAAGCAAATATAACGACTCATTTGATTTATGATGACGATATTAAAACTAAAGAAGATGTTGCGGGAGTTCAAGTTATAAAAGGTCCTAAAATTCAATTGAAACAAATTTTAGGAATCGGTCTTTCATATAGTTTTTAATAGATAAAAAAACCCTTAAGAAAAACTTAAGGGCTTTTTTATTTACTATATAATTTTTTAGAAAATTACCTTTTTAGTAATCACTTCTCCTGTTGTGAGCGTTACCTTTATAAATAAAGCTTGATTATTTGCATTTATAGAACTGATAGATAATTCTTTTTCTCCTACATTTTCAGCAGTAAATATATTTCTACCTAATACATCAAACACTCTTACTGTTGCAATATTTTCTTTTAATGAATTCACTTCAATTTGATTGTTTTGAGTATACACTAAAACATCATTATCGTTTGTAAAGTCATCATTTGATAAAACACCTGCTCTATATACCAATTCAAATCTATCATCAAATATTCCGTCTTGAGTTGAGAACTGATATGCTGATTGTTTGATGTTGTGAGTTATGTTTGTGTATTTATCTTTCAAGAAAACATCTTGGGTTGTAAATAATCCGTCAATTGTTTCTAAAGAGATGTTGTATAATCCTGCAGTTATAGCATTAAGGCCTAAAGGGACAATATCTTCATCGGTAAAAGGTAAGGTCTTACCCTGAATAACGTATTTATCATCATTAATAATGCTATATATAGATGATGAACTACTTTCTAAAGATAAACCATCAAAATTATTTTCAGCACCATTAGTTGCTCCTTCAACATAACCTACTAAAATTTGATTATAAGCATTTGAATTATCGTTAAGGTTTAACCAAATTCTATGTTTCTCTGTTTCTACAGAAGTTGTTTCTGCATTTCTGTAAAATTGTGTGCTTACTGAGGCATTGACTCTTTGGGCATTATTAAATATAGCATTGGTTGTACCTGCAGTTGTTTTTCTTAAATAAAAACCTTGACCTGTTTGAATGGTTCCATTTGGAACCTTTCCACTTGCAAAAGCAGCGACACCTCCTGTACCAGAAGTATAGGCAGCAAAGTTATTTTGAGGATAAACACCTCCACTAGCTGCAGTTGTATTGGTCCAGAAGTACAAGGTTCCAACACTTGAATTTGCCGTTAAAAATGAGTTAGCACTTATTGGCGATGCATAAGGATTACCTAACAAATTAAAACCTTGACCCATATTTTGGTTTATAATTCCATTATTTGGAACACCAGTAAACTGTCCGTTATAAGCTGAAGCAACAGTAGACGATGCATTATCCGCTGCACGAATCATATATCCTTTACCGGCTAAGAAATTAGTTGTTGCAGTAACAGATTGATAAGCGGTTGGCGTTGTTGTACCTGTATATAAGTATTGGTAAAAACGTGTTGATACTGTGTTTGGTGAAAATGCCTGTAATTGTTGCCCAGTAACTGGAGAAGACCAAGCGGTATAATCTAAACGAATAGTTGGTGTAGCAGTTCTTTTTACAATAATGTTTCCAGAATTTACAGCACTATCATCAATCTGACGTAAACCAGCATTGTTTTCAATAGACAACAAACCTGTTCCATTAACAGTAACTGCTCCATTTACAATTAATGTATTTCCTGAATTAAAAGTTACATTAACTCCAGTATTAACCACTACAGAACACGCTTCAATATCTGATGATGAACTATAATTTCCTGCAAAAGTAACTGCTGTTACTTTACTAGGTGTTCCATTTAACCATGAAGAACCATTCCAAGTAGATGAAATGTCGCCACATTCAACAATGTTAATATTTATTACTTGATTAGGAAGCCATCCATTTGTTGAGTTCTTAATGTCAACTTTAAAAGTAGTTGTGTTGGCTGCTACTTCAGTATTTATATAGTTGATTATTCCATTATTAACTTCGTCTTGAGTAAATGTACTTCCTACGTTTAATATAGTAGAATTTCTTCTAATATTTCCAATTCCAGGTACAGAAACAATAGTATAGGTTTGTTGTGCAGCTGTTTGTGCTGAAGTTGTTGCGCTTACTTCTGTATTAGTAATATTATGTGTTGAGTTATTTAAAACAGTTATCCCATTGTTTAATAATGAAGGTAAATTCCCGATAGCGCTTAACCCACATAAATTCAAAGTCCAACTATCAATAATACCGTCATCTCCTGCATAAGGGTCATTTACATACAATAACCAATCTCCATTAGAATTTAAGTTTTGGAAATTACTTAATGGCTCAGTAGGTAGAACATTACCAATAAGTGCAGGTGGACCAGTAACACAACTTGGAGCAACTCCTGAATCTATGAATTTTGCATTAATATTATCATTATCTCCACAAACTTCTTCAGCTAATATGATGTAATCTCCACTTGGTGCTTCAAGATACATTGTCATATCTTGTATATAGGTATGATTAAGAAGTAAGTCCATATTAGTATCTCCAATTGTAAATGAATCAGGAACATTAATCGTAGAAATACTCCATCCGTTACCAGCACCAATACCTGAGTTATCTGCAGCATTACTTATCGCTACGTTTGTGCCATTTGTATAACTGTAAGAGCAATTTATTGTTCCGGTTTGGAACGATTTAATTAATGAGCTATTTCCTGTTGCACATCTGTTTGAAGGAATTACTCTCCAATAATATACAGTTTCAGCATTTAAACCTGTAGCTGAATAAGATGTTAAAGTGGTTGTAGTATTAATTACAGTTGAAGAAAATGTTGGGCTTGTTGAAACTTGTAAATTATAGCTTTCAGCATTAATGTTTTCTGTCCAAGTAAATGTTGGAGAAGTTGATATTGTTAAACTTCCATCAGCTGGTAAAAGTGTGGTTTGAGAATAGCTTGTGAAGTTATCGTGAAACACAGTTAAAGTTACTTTTCTTGTTTCAGTTTCACTTCCGTTATCTCCAATAATATCAATTTCATATGTGCCTGCACTAACAGCTGATAAATTATTAACTGTCACTGTAAATGAGCCACTTGCACTCATTGAAGTTGGAGATATTACAACGTTTGCTCCTGCAGGAACATTTTGAGCTGATAAATTTACGTTTGCACCTCCAATTTTAGTTAGTGAAAAATCGTAAACAGTGCTCCCAACGTTAGAACAGACAGTTTTAGTGTCTGCCATTGATTTAAAAGTAAAATTAGAAGTAATTCCGGTTACTACTAATGCGAATTTTTGAGGTCCATCAGCTAAAGTTCCTTTATGAGTAACAGTAATTGTATATACGGCTCCAGCAGTTGGTGCATCAATATTAATTCTTTCAACATTATCAACATCGTTGTCTCCAGTTCTCGTTGCATTTGCAGTAGCGCTAGATTGCAGTTTCCATGGGTAAAACGTATTAGCTCCTTGTGTTATTCTAATGTCTAAATCGTTGGTTAAGTCTGGAGTAGATTCATTAAGAGTTCCACTATTAATTTTTGAAGCATCGGGAACATCAGTCCAAGTAATTGAACCCAATAAAGGAGTTCCTCCACCTGTAGCGACGACTTGCATAGTGAAAGTTTGCCCTTGAGTTAGAGTTTCTTCTGAAATCCATGAAGTCAAACCATTATTAGTAATTGTTTCAGCAGAAGTTTTAGCATCTAAATATCCCCAACCATATTGAGCATCCGGCCCAGTTCTTCCTCTATCAGTAGCGGTATGACAAGCTAAACCTTTTAAGGTTGCGGCTTTCATGAACTTTCCATTGACGTTATTGTAATGTTGTTGTATTAAAGTTAAAGTACCGGTAACATTTGGAGCTGCCATTGATGTTCCAGTTAATGATGCATAAGAAGTGTTACCTCCGCCAGTACCACTTCCGTTACCAGTAGAATATAGAGTGGTTCCATTTCCAGAAATGTCTGGTTTAATTCTTCTATCATCAGAAGGACCTTGACTTGAAGAAGAGTTGATTGTTCCAAATGCTGTAATAGCTCCAGTTGTTGCATTAACTGTTGCATCTTGGGCATTGGCAACAGTTAGTATATTTTTTGCGGTTTTATTACCATTTAATTTATCGTAACCTGTGGTTGTAGGACTTGGATTGGCATTTGAGCCATCATTTCCTGCAGACATAACGGGTAAATAAAAAGGAAAATTATAAGCAATTACATCCCAGTTATATGATTCTTGAGAGTAAGCACCAATGTACCAAGGTGTGCTAGACACAGAAGAAACTGGCACTCCATAGGAATGATTTGATAAAAGCATTCCGTTCATTGCTTCTGATATTGCTTCAGATTCATCATCATTCCAATCGAAAGTTCTTGCAGTAGCTTGATAAGCCATTCCTTTTGCATTTGTAACAACTCCAGCGGCTATTACCGTTCCGGTAACATGAATTGCGTGAAAACTATTTGTATTTGTTGTAGTTTGCCCATCCCCAAATACGGTTCTTCCGTTATATTCTTGATGAGTAGCGTTAATAGGTCCTCCATCCCAAATACGCGGAACCATTCCGGTTCCCGTTAGATTCAACCCTAAACCTCCACCAGAA
Protein-coding sequences here:
- a CDS encoding DUF3078 domain-containing protein: MKKIVLFALLFCLVENNYAQTVRTTLPDTTSNWIKKNKVGLDITQITFLNWNAGGNTSISGLAKGSFERKYLKDNMMWNNELVIRYGINKQEGQDARKTDDQFLLNSTFGYRTDTISNWFHVAKFTFNTQFANGYAYPNTELAISKPFAPAYIFLGIGANYTREDLNLDVYMSPLTLKTTLVFDERLANQGAYGVTKAEYDDFGNLIRKGKNIRTEVGALISGKWKKTIFENIEMENRLTLYSDYLNNFGNIDVDWQLQLEMTVNKYVKANITTHLIYDDDIKTKEDVAGVQVIKGPKIQLKQILGIGLSYSF
- a CDS encoding S8 family serine peptidase — its product is MKKTYYNLKTIALTLFLLLSFSINYSQTKEDVAKITSEYDLKKGELLYEKVKKREQLEKLKAIEFAKANNLPIFKEKEDGSFEELMYLLPTGEPVYYALDNANAATSTRVNFLRSGGGLGLNLTGTGMVPRIWDGGPINATHQEYNGRTVFGDGQTTTNTNSFHAIHVTGTVIAAGVVTNAKGMAYQATARTFDWNDDESEAISEAMNGMLLSNHSYGVPVSSVSSTPWYIGAYSQESYNWDVIAYNFPFYLPVMSAGNDGSNANPSPTTTGYDKLNGNKTAKNILTVANAQDATVNATTGAITAFGTINSSSSQGPSDDRRIKPDISGNGTTLYSTGNGSGTGGGNTSYASLTGTSMAAPNVTGTLTLIQQHYNNVNGKFMKAATLKGLACHTATDRGRTGPDAQYGWGYLDAKTSAETITNNGLTSWISEETLTQGQTFTMQVVATGGGTPLLGSITWTDVPDASKINSGTLNESTPDLTNDLDIRITQGANTFYPWKLQSSATANATRTGDNDVDNVERINIDAPTAGAVYTITVTHKGTLADGPQKFALVVTGITSNFTFKSMADTKTVCSNVGSTVYDFSLTKIGGANVNLSAQNVPAGANVVISPTSMSASGSFTVTVNNLSAVSAGTYEIDIIGDNGSETETRKVTLTVFHDNFTSYSQTTLLPADGSLTISTSPTFTWTENINAESYNLQVSTSPTFSSTVINTTTTLTSYSATGLNAETVYYWRVIPSNRCATGNSSLIKSFQTGTINCSYSYTNGTNVAISNAADNSGIGAGNGWSISTINVPDSFTIGDTNMDLLLNHTYIQDMTMYLEAPSGDYIILAEEVCGDNDNINAKFIDSGVAPSCVTGPPALIGNVLPTEPLSNFQNLNSNGDWLLYVNDPYAGDDGIIDSWTLNLCGLSAIGNLPSLLNNGITVLNNSTHNITNTEVSATTSAQTAAQQTYTIVSVPGIGNIRRNSTILNVGSTFTQDEVNNGIINYINTEVAANTTTFKVDIKNSTNGWLPNQVININIVECGDISSTWNGSSWLNGTPSKVTAVTFAGNYSSSSDIEACSVVVNTGVNVTFNSGNTLIVNGAVTVNGTGLLSIENNAGLRQIDDSAVNSGNIIVKRTATPTIRLDYTAWSSPVTGQQLQAFSPNTVSTRFYQYLYTGTTTPTAYQSVTATTNFLAGKGYMIRAADNASSTVASAYNGQFTGVPNNGIINQNMGQGFNLLGNPYASPISANSFLTANSSVGTLYFWTNTTAASGGVYPQNNFAAYTSGTGGVAAFASGKVPNGTIQTGQGFYLRKTTAGTTNAIFNNAQRVNASVSTQFYRNAETTSVETEKHRIWLNLNDNSNAYNQILVGYVEGATNGAENNFDGLSLESSSSSIYSIINDDKYVIQGKTLPFTDEDIVPLGLNAITAGLYNISLETIDGLFTTQDVFLKDKYTNITHNIKQSAYQFSTQDGIFDDRFELVYRAGVLSNDDFTNDNDVLVYTQNNQIEVNSLKENIATVRVFDVLGRNIFTAENVGEKELSISSINANNQALFIKVTLTTGEVITKKVIF